TGAGCGCCTGGCCGGGCTTGCCCAGGCGAGTGGGCTCGACCAGAGCGCGGTCGCTGAGACGCTGACGAAAAAGCTTCCGACGTTCGTTGACTCCGTCTCGCCCGACGGACGGATCGATCAGGGCCTCATCCAGTCCCGCTCAGCGTCCCTCGATCTGGGCGAGCTCGACCTTCTCAGCCAGACTCTGGACGGCTTCAACGACTGGCTGCTCCAGCAGG
The sequence above is a segment of the Streptomyces sp. NBC_01224 genome. Coding sequences within it:
- a CDS encoding YidB family protein, whose amino-acid sequence is MADEVLPQFSSWLGDGPNEPVTPGQVTAALGHERLAGLAQASGLDQSAVAETLTKKLPTFVDSVSPDGRIDQGLIQSRSASLDLGELDLLSQTLDGFNDWLLQQDGSAR